From a region of the Helianthus annuus cultivar XRQ/B chromosome 5, HanXRQr2.0-SUNRISE, whole genome shotgun sequence genome:
- the LOC110899630 gene encoding LOW QUALITY PROTEIN: serpin-ZX (The sequence of the model RefSeq protein was modified relative to this genomic sequence to represent the inferred CDS: substituted 1 base at 1 genomic stop codon): MVASIIRPKLAPDSVELSTQQFGTPLTQSSMTSDEYKSAVLQAKEHILAESDFHLLDGNKVXVPFMTSKKKQFVREHDDLKVLGLPYLKGQDNHKRQFTMYIFLPDAKDGLQSLLQKIDYTPEFFERHIPREMVEVGQFLIPKLNISFGFEASDMLKEFGLVLPFNSTDGPISIHQKSFVEVNEEGIEAAPATLMMDSSARMARDKVDLVANHPFLFVIREDVSGVVLFMGKVIDPSVVE, translated from the exons ATGGTGGCTTCTATCATTAGGCCAAAGTTAGCTCCGGACTCTGTTGAGTTAAGCACCCAACAATTCGGAACTCCTTTAACCCAGTCGAGCATGACCAGTGACGAATACAAGTCAGCAGTATTGCAAGCGAAAGAACACATTCTTGCAG AATCTGATTTCCACCTCCTTGATGGCAACAAAGTTTAAGTCCCTTTCATGACCAGCAAGAAAAAACAATTCGTTCGTGAACATGATGATTTGAAAGTACTGGGTCTTCCCTACTTGAAAGGACAAGATAACC ATAAACGCCAATTCACAATGTACATTTTCCTCCCAGACGCAAAAGACGGCCTTCAATCTTTACTACAGAAAATTGATTACACACCAGAGTTTTTTGAACGTCACATTCCACGCGAAATGGTAGAAGTCGGACAGTTTTTGATACCAAAATTGAACATCTCATTCGGGTTTGAAGCGTCTGATATGTTGAAAGAGTTCGGGCTTGTATTGCCTTTCAACAGTACGGATGGTCCGATCAGCATTCACCAAAAATCATTTGTGGAGGTGAATGAAGAAGGTATAGAAGCTGCACCTGCAACACTTATGATGGACAGTTCAGCAAGAATGGCTCGTGATAAAGTTGATTTGGTGGCTAATCACCCATTCTTGTTTGTGATTAGAGAAGATGTGAGCGGGGTCGTGTTGTTTATGGGGAAAGTGATTGACCCTAGTGTTGTTGAATAG